In Catalinimonas alkaloidigena, a single genomic region encodes these proteins:
- a CDS encoding imelysin family protein, protein MTITRNWCWACLLLLGMGVVGCGTEAPDPGDTFDRQAMLENLGTNLIVPAYQSFAARTDALADATEALAEDLTESKLVAAQATWKAAALQWKATELYNLGPVDDLALRTSIDNWPTNANALENAIADGTTINEAYVHALGSSSKGLPALEYLLFDKEAGNAAILEQLEDDAKRVAYLVALTQDLRTLAHTLYDAWNPAAGNYLATFTAASGKDVGSATNQLANQLLVLTEEVKNQKLGIPLGKKSMGVKLPNNVEAWRSSTSLELLQANVDALKNVFTGQNGSGFDDYLHAVNAQYNGEALATAITNQFAVVEQSLAAISVPLQDALETENDKVETAYAETQRLVILLKTDMMSSLGLLVTYSDNDGD, encoded by the coding sequence ATGACGATCACTAGAAATTGGTGTTGGGCCTGCCTGCTTCTGCTGGGCATGGGCGTAGTGGGGTGTGGAACCGAAGCGCCGGACCCGGGCGATACGTTTGACCGGCAAGCCATGCTGGAGAACCTGGGCACGAACCTGATCGTCCCGGCCTACCAGTCGTTTGCGGCACGCACGGATGCCCTGGCGGATGCGACCGAAGCGCTGGCCGAAGACCTCACCGAAAGTAAACTTGTCGCGGCGCAGGCCACCTGGAAAGCCGCCGCCTTGCAATGGAAGGCGACCGAACTCTACAACCTGGGTCCCGTCGATGACCTCGCCCTGCGGACGTCCATCGACAACTGGCCCACCAACGCCAACGCCCTCGAAAACGCCATTGCCGACGGCACTACCATCAACGAAGCGTACGTGCATGCGCTTGGTTCGTCCAGCAAAGGCCTGCCCGCCCTCGAATACCTGCTGTTCGACAAAGAGGCGGGGAATGCGGCCATCCTGGAACAACTAGAGGACGATGCAAAGCGGGTGGCCTACCTCGTGGCGCTGACGCAGGACCTGCGTACGCTGGCGCACACGCTGTACGATGCCTGGAATCCGGCGGCCGGGAATTACCTCGCGACGTTCACGGCGGCCAGTGGCAAAGACGTGGGCAGTGCGACCAACCAACTGGCGAATCAGTTGCTGGTCCTGACCGAAGAAGTGAAGAACCAGAAGCTGGGCATTCCGCTCGGGAAAAAGAGCATGGGCGTGAAATTGCCCAACAATGTAGAAGCGTGGCGCAGCAGCACCTCTCTGGAACTGTTGCAGGCCAATGTCGATGCGCTGAAAAACGTCTTCACCGGCCAAAACGGCTCCGGCTTCGACGATTACCTCCATGCGGTGAACGCGCAGTACAACGGCGAAGCCCTCGCGACCGCCATCACCAACCAATTCGCGGTGGTGGAACAGTCCCTGGCGGCCATCTCGGTCCCGTTACAGGACGCCCTGGAAACCGAAAACGATAAGGTAGAAACGGCCTACGCGGAAACACAACGGCTCGTCATTCTCCTG
- a CDS encoding DUF4856 domain-containing protein — MSTPSFPTFVCASVAMALTLSACQQDDPGPSRQLPETYAFENVNYAGQTTRLDMLNEIVTYAKTSNLGLHVEADVLLNMYANQDYTWQQADLNEATKKIADKLDATGATQLTQWIQELDELSQNPGEGDAQTAGLVRSQDGSKEYLLTAEGFELAQLLEKGTMGALAYYQATAVYLSESKMNVDNTTVEPGEGTAMQHHWDEAFGYWGVPQAFGSADFVYDNTADYHRFWAKYTHALDEALGVDATLMQAFIKGRDAIDRADYATRDEAIAEVRNTWELVVAGMAIHYLKGAEENFGDQALRNHQLSEAYGFIWSLQFNPTHRISDHALQQLLETNLSNLNTLTVADLTAAKQQLADVYGLEDKLAVL; from the coding sequence ATGAGTACCCCTTCTTTTCCCACTTTCGTGTGTGCATCGGTGGCAATGGCCCTGACGTTGAGCGCCTGCCAGCAAGACGATCCCGGTCCCTCCAGGCAACTGCCGGAGACATACGCGTTCGAGAACGTCAACTATGCCGGGCAAACCACGCGACTGGACATGCTCAACGAAATTGTAACCTACGCGAAAACCAGCAACCTGGGCCTGCATGTGGAAGCCGATGTGCTGCTGAACATGTACGCCAACCAGGACTACACCTGGCAACAGGCCGACCTGAACGAAGCCACAAAAAAGATCGCCGACAAGCTCGACGCCACCGGTGCCACGCAACTGACGCAGTGGATTCAGGAACTGGACGAGTTGAGCCAGAACCCCGGCGAAGGCGATGCCCAAACCGCCGGGTTGGTGCGCAGCCAGGATGGCAGCAAGGAGTACCTGTTGACGGCCGAAGGGTTTGAGCTGGCGCAGTTGCTTGAAAAAGGCACCATGGGCGCGCTGGCGTATTACCAGGCGACGGCCGTTTACCTGAGCGAGAGCAAAATGAACGTGGACAACACGACCGTCGAGCCCGGGGAGGGAACGGCCATGCAACACCACTGGGACGAAGCGTTTGGCTACTGGGGCGTGCCGCAGGCGTTTGGCTCCGCCGATTTTGTTTACGACAATACCGCTGACTACCACCGGTTCTGGGCGAAATATACCCACGCCCTCGACGAAGCCCTGGGCGTCGATGCTACGCTGATGCAAGCCTTTATCAAAGGCCGCGACGCCATCGACCGTGCCGATTACGCTACGCGCGACGAAGCCATTGCAGAGGTGCGGAACACATGGGAGCTGGTCGTGGCGGGCATGGCGATTCACTACCTCAAAGGTGCCGAAGAGAACTTTGGCGATCAGGCCCTGCGCAATCACCAACTTTCGGAGGCCTACGGATTTATCTGGAGCCTACAGTTTAACCCGACGCACCGCATCAGCGATCATGCCTTGCAGCAACTGCTGGAAACCAACCTCAGCAACCTCAATACCCTGACGGTTGCCGACCTGACGGCCGCTAAGCAACAACTGGCGGACGTGTACGGGTTGGAAGACAAGCTGGCTGTACTGTAA
- a CDS encoding di-heme oxidoredictase family protein, protein MIGTLLAYAAVMGVIGCQPDGEPGITWLETNEEFGGGATTVSDVSVNAFGNAAPNLTGDKDLLFVTGNSFFNRNWVTAPSSTEDLDGLGPMFIARSCSSCHFKDGRGAPPAADEAPVALLFRLSVPGQAEDGGPQPEPTYGSQLSTHAILGTTAEGSVQIQYEEITGQYADGTSYHLRKPRYTFTELGFGPMDPAVQVSPRVAQHMIGLGLLEAIDEVTLTSLADPDDRNGDGISGRINRVWDVEKGQESIGRYGWKANQPSVRQQVAAAFVGDIGITSSVFPTEECADAELGCQGIDAGEPELKESILNKVVLYSSSLAVPKRRNWDDPTVLKGKQLFVEANCSSCHVPKLTTGTHPDFPEFSNETIRPFTDLLLHDMGEGLADGRPDFLATGSEWRTPPLWGIGLIETVNGHTNFLHDGRARNLEEAILWHGGEAEAAKKAFLNMSGEDRRSLVTFLTSL, encoded by the coding sequence TTGATCGGAACCCTGCTGGCGTACGCCGCAGTGATGGGCGTGATCGGCTGCCAGCCCGACGGCGAGCCGGGCATTACCTGGCTGGAAACGAACGAAGAATTTGGCGGCGGGGCCACGACGGTTTCGGACGTGTCGGTGAATGCTTTTGGCAATGCTGCGCCCAACCTGACCGGCGACAAAGACCTGTTGTTCGTGACGGGCAATTCCTTTTTTAATCGCAACTGGGTGACCGCCCCGTCGTCTACCGAAGACCTCGACGGGTTGGGCCCGATGTTCATCGCCCGCTCCTGTTCCTCGTGCCACTTCAAAGACGGACGCGGGGCACCTCCCGCCGCCGACGAAGCGCCGGTTGCGCTCCTGTTCCGGCTCAGTGTCCCGGGCCAGGCCGAAGACGGAGGTCCGCAGCCCGAGCCGACCTACGGCAGCCAGCTCTCGACCCACGCCATTCTGGGCACTACCGCCGAAGGGTCGGTGCAGATCCAGTACGAAGAAATTACCGGGCAATACGCCGACGGCACGTCCTACCACTTGCGCAAACCGCGCTACACCTTTACGGAGTTGGGCTTTGGGCCGATGGACCCGGCCGTGCAGGTATCGCCCCGCGTGGCGCAACACATGATCGGCCTCGGGTTGCTGGAAGCCATCGACGAAGTGACACTCACGAGCCTGGCCGATCCTGACGACCGCAACGGCGACGGCATTTCGGGGCGGATCAACCGGGTGTGGGACGTGGAAAAAGGGCAGGAGTCCATCGGGCGCTACGGCTGGAAGGCCAACCAACCTTCGGTACGGCAACAGGTGGCCGCCGCCTTTGTGGGCGATATCGGTATTACCTCGTCCGTCTTTCCGACTGAAGAATGTGCCGATGCCGAACTCGGCTGTCAGGGCATCGACGCCGGCGAACCCGAATTGAAAGAGAGCATCCTCAACAAAGTGGTGCTGTACAGTTCGTCGCTGGCCGTACCGAAACGCCGGAACTGGGACGACCCGACCGTGCTGAAAGGCAAGCAGTTGTTTGTCGAAGCGAACTGTTCGTCGTGTCACGTACCGAAACTGACCACCGGTACCCATCCCGACTTTCCCGAATTCAGCAACGAAACCATCCGGCCTTTCACCGACCTGCTCCTGCACGACATGGGCGAAGGACTGGCCGACGGACGTCCCGATTTTCTGGCCACCGGCAGCGAGTGGCGCACCCCGCCGCTGTGGGGGATCGGGCTGATCGAAACCGTGAATGGCCACACCAACTTCCTGCACGACGGGCGCGCCCGCAACCTGGAAGAGGCCATCCTTTGGCACGGCGGCGAGGCAGAGGCCGCAAAAAAAGCATTTCTGAACATGAGTGGCGAAGACCGTCGCTCCCTAGTAACCTTTCTTACATCTTTATGA
- a CDS encoding imelysin family protein, with amino-acid sequence MRKIYLLGALSGALLATSCDNSKDVVEPEDQVTQQQVVNHYAELVYATYVDAHSQAVTLKAKIDALIARPSETTLEAAKQAWLAAREPYGQSEAFRFYGGPIDDEDGPEGQLNAWPLDESYIDYVDGSVNGGGENASVNIIGDEASFPTIDKALIASLNEDGGETNITAGYHALEFLLWGQDVSAGPGGGERSYTDYETGLLCTNGHCDRRGDYLQAATELLLDDLQMLLDQWQPGGAYRTAFTASDAVDSSLEKMLIGMGKLSKGELAGERMFVAWDEKSKEDEHSCFSDNTHRDIVTNEKGIVNVYTGRYVWSDGTVLEGPSLAQLVQQDDSDLHESLMSTMNAAMTATQAIQPPFDQEILTEAGRVRVKNAIDLLREQGDKIAEVSALYGFALDPSDLE; translated from the coding sequence ATGCGAAAAATTTACCTCCTGGGCGCGTTGAGCGGGGCACTGCTCGCTACCTCGTGCGACAACAGCAAAGACGTGGTGGAGCCTGAAGATCAGGTCACGCAACAGCAGGTCGTCAACCATTATGCGGAGCTGGTGTACGCCACCTACGTGGACGCGCATAGTCAGGCGGTGACCTTAAAAGCCAAAATCGATGCGTTGATCGCCAGGCCGTCGGAGACGACGCTGGAGGCCGCCAAACAGGCGTGGCTGGCGGCGCGCGAACCGTACGGCCAGTCGGAGGCATTCCGTTTTTACGGCGGACCGATCGACGACGAGGACGGCCCCGAAGGACAACTCAACGCCTGGCCGCTCGACGAATCGTACATCGACTACGTTGACGGCAGTGTGAACGGCGGCGGCGAAAACGCCAGTGTGAACATCATCGGCGATGAAGCCTCGTTCCCGACCATCGACAAAGCTCTGATTGCGTCGCTGAACGAGGACGGCGGCGAAACCAACATCACCGCGGGTTACCACGCCCTCGAATTTCTGCTGTGGGGGCAGGACGTGAGCGCCGGTCCCGGGGGCGGCGAACGCTCGTACACCGATTACGAAACCGGCCTGTTGTGTACCAACGGCCACTGTGACCGCCGGGGCGATTACCTCCAGGCAGCGACCGAACTGTTGCTGGACGATCTGCAAATGCTGCTGGACCAGTGGCAACCGGGGGGCGCCTACCGCACCGCGTTTACCGCCTCCGACGCCGTAGACTCTTCTCTTGAAAAGATGCTGATCGGCATGGGCAAACTCAGCAAAGGCGAGCTGGCCGGGGAACGCATGTTTGTGGCCTGGGACGAAAAGAGCAAAGAAGACGAGCACTCGTGCTTCAGTGACAACACGCATCGCGACATCGTGACCAACGAAAAAGGCATCGTGAACGTCTACACCGGGCGCTACGTCTGGTCCGACGGCACCGTGCTGGAAGGCCCCAGCCTGGCGCAACTGGTACAACAGGACGACAGTGACCTGCATGAGTCGCTGATGAGTACGATGAACGCGGCCATGACCGCCACACAGGCCATCCAGCCGCCGTTCGATCAGGAAATTCTGACGGAAGCCGGTCGGGTGCGTGTGAAAAACGCGATCGATCTGCTGCGCGAACAGGGCGATAAAATTGCAGAAGTGTCGGCCCTCTACGGCTTTGCGCTGGACCCGTCCGACCTGGAATAG